A stretch of the Osmerus eperlanus chromosome 10, fOsmEpe2.1, whole genome shotgun sequence genome encodes the following:
- the pygo1 gene encoding pygopus homolog 1: MSTEQDKDTFSIKRHRGGDGGLEGLGGPSVLLGSPDKKKCKSQTPSFSTLTEYAPPPNPSTDHLVAANPFDDSYSPSFKPLSVGNPYFSPSQYPGLGSYGPPRTAPVMSGRMVSPYNGPYPVRSQLHPFLQNQAGFSRPPGFTYGHQENPTFRNQSLFSIKYNNMSLPPNHLARPGLGDTINQVPLHYVVHTPPPEHMGPSSGPETHPSRNPPPRTNADSCQGLTHQENSFSLSNTTKPKSEMGDASSRKTSQNTSPQKPIQVSEEVSCRDSELRSRNRGSAAGQEVKGQKLNGIAQAGNPGNPSDLGNDALKKSPQTGRTMEQSQPEKNIAGCGGGRGMRGDGGEGAGSGNGSGGRAKHKTGMHPNRSSLSSAEPVYPCGICLIEVNDDQEAIMCEALCQKWFHRVCTGMTETAYNLLTAEAWAVWGCDSCMKDKGALLLRTKEHTVPVSTEG; encoded by the exons ATGTCAACAGAACAGGATAAAGATACATTCTCAATCAAAAGGCACCGAG gtggAGATGGTGGACTTGAAGGGTTAGGAGGGCCAAGTGTGCTGCTCGGGAGTCCAGACAAGAAAAAATGCAAGTCTCAG actccctccttctccactctGACTGAGTATGCTCCGCCCCCAAACCCCAGCACAGACCACTTAGTGGCAGCCAATCCTTTTGATGACAGCTACTCTCCTTCCTTCAAGCCTCTGTCAGTGGGGAACCCATATTTCAGCCCCTCACAGTACCCTGGCCTGGGGAGCTATGGCCCCCCCAGGACGGCCCCTGTCATGTCTGGGAGGATGGTGTCTCCTTACAACGGGCCGTACCCGGTGCGGAGCCAGCTGCACCCGTTCCTCCAGAACCAAGCAGGCTTCAGTCGTCCTCCAGGATTCACCTATGGGCACCAGGAAAATCCTACTTTCAGAAACCAGTCTCTGTTCAGCATCAAGTACAACAACATGTCTCTTCCACCCAATCATCTTGCGCGACCAGGCCTGGGAGACACCATAAACCAAGTGCCTCTGCATTATGTggtccacactcctcctccagaaCATATGGGTCCCAGTTCGGGCCCTGAGACCCATCCCAGTAGGAATCCTCCACCCAGAACCAACGCAGATTCCTGTCAGGGCCTCACACACCAGGAGAACAGCTTCTCTCTGTCCAACACCACCAAACCTAAATCAGAAATGGGGGATGCGTCCAGCAGAAAGACATCCCAGAACACATCTCCACAGAAACCCATCCAAGTCTCAGAGGAGGTAAGTTGCAGGGACAGCGAACTCAGGTCCAGGAACAGAGGCTCTGCAGCTGGTCAGGAAGTCAAAGGTCAGAAGCTCAATGGCATCGCCCAGGCAGGTAACCCTGGAAACCCCAGTGACCTTGGTAACGATGCCCTGAAGAAGTCTCCTCAGACAGGCCGGACCATGGAGCAATCCCAGCCAGAGAAGAACATAGCTGGCTGTGGCGGTGGAAGAGGAATGAGAGGTGATGGAGGCGAGGGAGCAGGTAGTGGGAATGGAAGTGGAGGAAGAGCCAAACATAAGACTGGAATGCATCCCAACAGATCTAGCCTCTCATCAGCAGAACCTGTGTATCCGTGTGGAATCTGCTTGATTGAAGTAAATGATGACCAGGAAGCAATCATGTGTGAAGCCTTATGCCAGAAATGGTTCCACAGGGTTTGCACTGGGATGACTGAGACAGCCTACAACCTGCTGACAGCTGAAGcctgggctgtgtggggctgcgACTCCTGCATGAAGGACAAGGGCGCTCTGCTCCTCAGAACCAAGGAACACACAGTGCCAGTCAGTACTGAGGGGTAG